A window of the Lysinibacillus irui genome harbors these coding sequences:
- a CDS encoding isocitrate lyase/PEP mutase family protein — MSKIQEFNDLHSSQELLFLGNAWDLLSALMLEKAGFQAIGTTSWGIANSLGYADGELIDFQRHLNIIQTIAENVSIPVSADIEAGYGSDEQSIIDNVLRTADVGVAGINIEDSLKNQTGLKSVTEHCRLLTNLRAALDYHGFKDFFINARTDTYFQLEQPFEETMVRAKAYVESGASGIFIPGLTEINDIKAMTSNIEAPINLLSLPGLTNCQQLKELGVRRFSFGNALSDKIIAYITLHAAQLLEDQNTSSLYV; from the coding sequence ATGTCTAAAATTCAGGAATTCAATGATTTACATTCTTCACAAGAGCTCTTATTTTTAGGGAATGCTTGGGATTTATTATCGGCATTAATGTTAGAAAAGGCAGGTTTTCAAGCGATTGGCACAACAAGCTGGGGTATTGCTAATTCACTTGGCTATGCAGATGGTGAATTAATAGATTTTCAACGACATCTTAATATTATCCAAACCATTGCAGAGAATGTGAGCATACCTGTATCTGCTGATATTGAAGCAGGGTATGGATCTGATGAGCAGAGTATTATCGACAATGTATTAAGAACGGCCGATGTCGGTGTAGCTGGGATTAATATTGAGGATTCTCTCAAAAACCAAACAGGGTTAAAAAGTGTAACAGAACATTGTCGTCTACTAACAAACCTAAGGGCAGCGTTAGATTACCACGGTTTTAAAGATTTTTTTATCAACGCTAGAACGGATACGTATTTTCAGCTGGAGCAACCATTTGAAGAAACCATGGTGAGAGCGAAGGCTTATGTAGAGAGTGGGGCTAGTGGTATATTTATTCCTGGATTAACGGAAATCAACGACATAAAAGCCATGACAAGTAACATAGAAGCACCCATCAATCTGCTTTCATTACCCGGCTTAACCAATTGTCAGCAGCTAAAAGAATTAGGGGTAAGGCGTTTTAGTTTTGGTAATGCACTATCAGATAAAATCATTGCATATATAACGCTACATGCTGCACAATTATTAGAAGACCAAAATACTTCTTCTTTATATGTTTAA
- a CDS encoding bifunctional transcriptional activator/DNA repair enzyme AdaA, protein MDHPINLSFEEKWEKIIACDQTYDGLFYTAVKTTRIYCRPSCKSRKPKKMNVEFYEDLQEVEAAGYRACKRCQPEIEHSPHTQLIKNVTAFIINEYKQKMTLQDMAEHVGISPFHLERLFKQETAVTPRTYLEKIRIDKAAHLLKHTDFTNLEICYEAGFQSPSNFYKVFRRLKNCSPTEYRGLS, encoded by the coding sequence GTGGACCATCCAATCAATTTATCCTTTGAGGAGAAGTGGGAAAAGATTATAGCTTGTGATCAAACCTATGATGGGCTTTTTTATACAGCGGTTAAAACGACTAGGATTTATTGCCGTCCTTCCTGTAAATCCAGAAAACCGAAAAAGATGAATGTTGAATTTTATGAGGATTTACAAGAAGTAGAGGCTGCTGGCTATCGTGCATGTAAACGATGTCAGCCAGAGATTGAACATTCACCACATACACAATTGATTAAAAATGTAACAGCCTTTATTATCAACGAATATAAACAAAAGATGACATTACAAGATATGGCGGAGCATGTCGGCATCAGTCCATTTCATCTAGAACGGCTTTTTAAACAAGAAACAGCAGTGACACCCCGAACATATTTAGAAAAAATAAGAATTGATAAGGCTGCCCACTTATTAAAACATACAGATTTTACAAATTTAGAAATTTGCTATGAAGCAGGATTTCAAAGTCCCTCTAATTTTTATAAGGTGTTTCGACGATTGAAAAATTGCTCACCTACAGAATATCGAGGCCTTTCCTAA
- a CDS encoding DNA-3-methyladenine glycosylase family protein, which yields MHWINDETYLEIVQPKEFNFKECLLFLNRSNQEILHSIKGDVLYKLLNIDEQLILCKISEQDNNIKVEFPMDQPIANVREKIVQYLMEWFEVKQDLACFYKMANRDKILQPLVEKYSGLRLIGIPDLFEALVWAIIGQQINLTFAYTLKKRFVEQFGEYVSFEGQSYWLFPPPEKIAAIQVEDLRSLQFTLRKSEYIIDIAKSMASGQLTKELLKQKDNYEDKKKSLMAIRGIGAWTADYVLMKCLQEPSAFPIADVGLHNALKTQLALERKPTIEEINHYAIHWQGWHAYATFYLWRSLYEKV from the coding sequence ATGCACTGGATTAATGACGAAACTTATTTAGAAATCGTGCAGCCAAAAGAATTTAATTTTAAAGAGTGTTTGCTGTTTTTAAATAGATCCAATCAAGAAATTCTTCATTCAATAAAAGGGGATGTGCTTTACAAATTACTGAATATTGATGAACAGCTTATTTTATGTAAAATCAGTGAGCAAGACAATAACATAAAAGTGGAATTTCCAATGGATCAACCAATAGCCAATGTAAGAGAAAAAATCGTCCAGTATCTAATGGAATGGTTTGAAGTAAAGCAAGATTTGGCTTGTTTTTATAAGATGGCTAACCGAGATAAAATCCTACAGCCACTTGTTGAAAAATATAGTGGTCTACGATTAATCGGTATACCTGATTTATTTGAAGCGCTAGTTTGGGCTATTATTGGTCAACAAATCAATTTAACATTTGCCTATACACTAAAAAAACGATTTGTCGAGCAATTTGGAGAGTATGTAAGCTTCGAGGGGCAAAGCTACTGGCTATTTCCACCGCCAGAAAAGATCGCTGCCATTCAGGTGGAAGATTTAAGAAGTCTCCAATTTACCTTAAGAAAGTCGGAGTACATTATTGATATTGCAAAAAGTATGGCAAGTGGTCAATTGACAAAAGAGTTGTTGAAGCAAAAAGATAACTACGAGGACAAGAAAAAAAGTTTAATGGCTATTAGGGGCATTGGTGCATGGACCGCAGACTATGTGCTGATGAAATGTTTACAAGAGCCGTCTGCCTTTCCAATCGCAGATGTTGGTTTGCACAATGCGTTAAAAACTCAATTAGCGTTAGAACGAAAACCAACGATAGAGGAAATCAACCACTATGCGATACATTGGCAAGGTTGGCATGCTTATGCCACCTTTTATTTATGGAGGTCTCTATATGAAAAAGTATAA
- a CDS encoding methylated-DNA--[protein]-cysteine S-methyltransferase — protein sequence MKKYKVDYKSPIGVIEIEGSDSAIYGINFAERDEIIHIPQQDTPKVLMECAKQLQEYFIGERHDFSFPYVVEGTDFQQAVWQALPTVSYGETASYKDIAVAINNEKAVRAVGSANGKNNISIVVPCHRIIGSNGTLTGYGGGMWRKEWLLQHEQTYKNPSE from the coding sequence ATGAAAAAGTATAAAGTAGATTACAAATCACCAATTGGAGTAATTGAAATAGAGGGTAGTGATAGCGCTATTTATGGAATTAATTTTGCGGAGCGGGATGAAATTATCCATATTCCTCAACAAGATACACCGAAAGTTCTGATGGAGTGTGCCAAACAGTTGCAAGAGTATTTTATAGGTGAACGTCATGACTTTTCATTTCCCTACGTAGTTGAAGGAACAGACTTTCAACAAGCGGTTTGGCAAGCTTTACCGACTGTAAGCTATGGTGAAACGGCTTCCTATAAGGATATTGCGGTAGCTATTAACAATGAAAAAGCTGTAAGAGCTGTTGGTAGTGCAAATGGCAAAAATAATATTAGTATCGTTGTTCCCTGTCATCGCATTATTGGCTCTAATGGAACGTTGACAGGGTATGGCGGCGGGATGTGGCGCAAAGAATGGCTTCTTCAGCATGAACAAACCTATAAAAATCCATCAGAGTAA
- a CDS encoding DUF378 domain-containing protein has product MSVLYRIALILVIIGAINWGLIGFFRFDLVAYLFGGQTAVLSRWIYALVGLAGLITIPILMKRFEDEEDVDTFSRMDRNPSYGMEAGEEADFTEVTKKEVKTVEKKDKK; this is encoded by the coding sequence ATGAGCGTACTTTATAGAATTGCCTTAATATTAGTCATTATAGGTGCAATCAACTGGGGACTCATTGGATTCTTTAGATTTGATTTAGTGGCTTATTTATTTGGTGGACAAACTGCGGTCTTATCTCGATGGATATATGCCCTTGTTGGGCTTGCGGGACTGATCACGATTCCAATTCTGATGAAGCGATTTGAAGATGAGGAGGATGTAGATACATTCTCTCGTATGGACAGAAATCCTAGCTATGGTATGGAGGCTGGGGAAGAAGCAGATTTTACTGAAGTAACAAAAAAAGAAGTAAAAACTGTAGAGAAAAAAGACAAAAAATAA
- a CDS encoding aspartate aminotransferase family protein, translating into MTNVTSPNWQVKDEQYVWHSMKPYNPNATMIVQSSKGAWITDIEGKRYLDAMAGLWCVNVGYGREDIAKVAYEQLLENTYTPLSVGHIPAIQLSEKISELLGDDYVVFFSNSGSEANEAAFKIARQYHQQKGHVNRTKIISRYRAYHGSSMGALAATGQAQRKYKYEPLAPGFLHVTPPDSYRANEDHIKSKDPCALPSVQAIDHVMTWEMSDSIAAVIMEPIITGGGVIMPHDNYLQGVKAICEKHGALLIVDEVICGFGRTGKAFGFQNYGIQPDIVTMAKGLTSAYMPLSATAVRREIYEAFAGSEEYDFFRHVNTFGGSPAACAVALKNIEIMEQENLFTHSATLGATLLTALQEQLKEHPHVGDIRGKGLLIGVELVQDKDSKTPLDVTLVNKVIAQCKELGLIIGKNGVTVAGFNNVLTLSPPLIISSDEKDFIVKNFVQALHSIKQ; encoded by the coding sequence GTGACAAATGTAACAAGTCCAAATTGGCAAGTGAAGGATGAACAATATGTATGGCATTCAATGAAACCATATAATCCGAATGCTACGATGATTGTCCAATCTTCTAAAGGAGCATGGATTACCGACATTGAAGGAAAACGTTATTTAGATGCTATGGCTGGTTTATGGTGCGTAAATGTTGGCTATGGCCGAGAAGACATTGCGAAAGTTGCCTATGAGCAGTTACTTGAAAATACGTATACACCTTTATCTGTTGGCCATATTCCCGCCATCCAGCTAAGTGAAAAGATAAGTGAGCTATTAGGGGATGACTATGTCGTCTTTTTCTCTAATAGCGGCTCTGAAGCAAATGAGGCTGCTTTTAAAATTGCTCGACAATATCATCAACAAAAAGGACACGTCAATCGAACAAAAATCATTTCTCGTTACCGTGCATATCATGGTAGTTCGATGGGTGCATTAGCCGCTACAGGACAAGCTCAACGTAAATATAAATACGAGCCATTAGCACCTGGTTTTTTACATGTCACACCACCTGACTCGTATCGTGCAAATGAAGACCATATTAAAAGTAAAGATCCTTGTGCACTGCCATCTGTGCAAGCGATCGATCATGTAATGACATGGGAAATGTCAGATTCAATTGCTGCAGTCATTATGGAGCCTATCATTACAGGTGGTGGTGTGATTATGCCTCACGACAACTACCTACAAGGAGTCAAAGCTATTTGTGAGAAGCATGGCGCACTGCTCATTGTCGATGAAGTAATTTGTGGTTTTGGACGTACAGGCAAAGCTTTCGGGTTCCAAAATTACGGCATTCAGCCTGACATTGTTACAATGGCAAAGGGTTTGACAAGCGCTTATATGCCACTATCAGCAACTGCCGTTCGACGTGAAATTTACGAGGCTTTTGCAGGTAGTGAGGAATATGACTTTTTCCGCCATGTCAATACGTTCGGTGGATCACCAGCAGCTTGTGCTGTAGCATTGAAAAATATTGAAATAATGGAGCAGGAAAATTTATTTACTCACTCTGCTACACTTGGTGCTACGCTTCTTACGGCCTTACAGGAGCAATTAAAGGAGCACCCACATGTTGGGGATATTCGCGGTAAGGGCTTATTAATTGGCGTAGAGCTTGTACAAGATAAAGACAGCAAAACACCACTCGATGTCACACTTGTAAACAAAGTGATTGCACAGTGTAAGGAACTGGGGTTAATCATTGGGAAAAATGGCGTAACCGTTGCTGGGTTTAATAATGTTCTGACATTATCTCCCCCATTGATTATTTCCTCTGATGAGAAAGATTTCATCGTTAAAAATTTTGTACAAGCATTACATTCCATTAAACAATAG
- a CDS encoding PucR family transcriptional regulator, producing MGTIRKIVEGIQFPMLTLVAGHSGTYRRVTGINVVESNDLIMFCRPNELVVTTGINLDAQEDSLEQLVKQAYAKKVAGFIINIGPFIPTIPEAVISFANQHDFPIFQMPWSYRIADLLKTTFQFIANHHQELSIEEKVLFNLLFHYKANANSIKDQLAQLGFPQGRELAIITCTTTGTQATIDRYEVMIQFAFQNRYQRFLKLKHKNYLIFLIDKAQIITPNTPFSKIVEEIYDKITLKNGYLDIIIGKGNYHKELENVRKSYDESLMVLHLAQLHNNRYLYSYKEIGAYKILMAVQNQRLMKSFSQDILGQLYRYDEMHNTDYVPFLRVFVEENGSTSRISERQFIHRNTVLYKIKKIEMLLDIDLSNSFTKTNLYIAFLIEDVLTHQ from the coding sequence ATGGGGACGATTCGTAAAATTGTTGAGGGAATTCAATTCCCAATGCTTACATTAGTCGCTGGACATAGTGGTACGTATCGCAGAGTTACTGGTATTAATGTTGTGGAAAGCAATGATCTAATTATGTTTTGTAGACCCAATGAATTAGTCGTCACAACAGGCATTAATTTAGATGCACAGGAAGATTCTCTAGAACAGCTTGTCAAACAAGCGTACGCGAAAAAAGTAGCGGGCTTTATTATCAACATAGGGCCATTCATTCCTACTATTCCTGAAGCCGTCATCTCTTTTGCAAACCAACATGATTTCCCTATTTTTCAAATGCCATGGAGTTACCGTATTGCTGATCTATTAAAAACTACCTTTCAGTTTATTGCCAACCACCATCAAGAGCTTTCCATCGAAGAAAAGGTTCTGTTCAATCTACTTTTTCATTACAAAGCAAACGCTAACTCTATAAAAGATCAATTAGCACAGCTAGGATTTCCTCAAGGAAGAGAATTAGCGATCATTACTTGCACAACGACTGGCACGCAAGCCACCATCGATCGTTATGAAGTGATGATACAATTTGCTTTTCAAAATCGCTATCAACGCTTCTTAAAATTAAAGCATAAAAATTACCTCATTTTTTTAATTGATAAAGCACAAATCATTACACCAAATACACCCTTCTCAAAAATCGTTGAAGAAATCTACGATAAAATCACATTAAAAAATGGTTACTTGGATATTATTATTGGAAAAGGCAACTACCATAAAGAGCTCGAAAATGTTCGCAAAAGCTATGATGAATCTTTAATGGTCCTTCATTTAGCACAGCTCCATAACAACCGTTACTTATATAGCTATAAAGAAATTGGTGCCTATAAAATTCTGATGGCGGTGCAAAACCAACGATTGATGAAGTCCTTTAGTCAGGATATTTTAGGCCAGCTCTATCGCTATGATGAAATGCACAATACTGATTATGTCCCTTTTTTACGTGTATTTGTTGAAGAGAATGGCAGTACAAGTCGGATTAGTGAACGACAATTTATTCATCGCAATACGGTCCTTTATAAAATAAAAAAAATCGAAATGCTATTGGATATTGACTTAAGCAACTCCTTTACAAAGACAAACTTATATATTGCCTTTTTAATAGAGGATGTTTTAACACATCAATAG
- a CDS encoding Zn-dependent hydrolase — protein MYKCNSRRLQELIEQFSQFGATDNGGVTRLSLSDEDVLARNYFCECCKALGMDIQVDDMGNIYATLPGKKDMPPIVMGSHIDSVEKGGRFDGVLGVLTAIEAIRTIKENEIEMDIPLMIVNFTNEEGARFDPAMMSSGVITSKFDKEKMLQSTDKNGIRFHEALQASGYEGEQENRLKEALAYIELHIEQGPVLEAKQREIGVVEGVLGMVCYEITITGQSNHAGTTPMSMRKDPMIVASTIITELHEQLGKIDEQLVFTFGRMNVSPNIHTVIPNKVTFTIDSRHQDPEVMQQVEDILNALPETAGGCSIHPTKLWGRETVYFDAAICDEVERACQSFGYSAHRMFSGAGHDAQYMASMVPSAMIFVPSIEGKSHCEEEETTYEDCAKGADILLETVLTLQTKFSIGETYTLH, from the coding sequence ATGTATAAATGTAATAGTAGACGATTGCAAGAGTTAATTGAACAGTTCAGTCAATTTGGAGCCACTGACAATGGTGGCGTTACACGTTTATCTCTTTCGGATGAGGATGTTTTAGCTAGAAACTATTTTTGTGAATGTTGTAAAGCGTTAGGTATGGATATACAGGTGGATGATATGGGAAATATTTATGCCACTCTTCCTGGCAAAAAGGATATGCCACCTATCGTCATGGGTTCCCATATAGATTCAGTTGAAAAAGGTGGGAGATTTGATGGCGTGTTAGGTGTACTTACAGCTATCGAGGCCATTCGAACAATTAAGGAAAATGAAATTGAGATGGATATCCCACTTATGATTGTGAATTTTACCAATGAAGAGGGCGCACGTTTTGACCCGGCCATGATGAGTTCAGGGGTAATTACCTCAAAATTCGACAAAGAAAAAATGCTGCAATCTACAGATAAAAATGGTATTCGCTTTCACGAAGCATTACAGGCAAGTGGCTATGAGGGAGAGCAAGAAAATCGACTAAAAGAAGCACTTGCTTATATTGAATTGCACATTGAACAAGGACCCGTTTTAGAGGCAAAACAACGTGAAATCGGTGTTGTCGAAGGTGTGCTCGGCATGGTCTGCTATGAAATTACGATTACTGGACAATCAAATCATGCGGGTACAACACCGATGTCGATGCGTAAAGACCCGATGATTGTAGCATCGACGATTATTACAGAGCTCCATGAGCAATTAGGGAAAATTGACGAACAACTTGTTTTTACCTTTGGTCGCATGAATGTTTCGCCAAATATTCATACAGTCATCCCGAATAAGGTGACATTTACCATCGATTCACGCCATCAAGATCCAGAGGTGATGCAACAGGTTGAGGATATTCTTAATGCGCTTCCAGAGACAGCAGGAGGTTGCAGCATTCATCCTACTAAACTATGGGGGAGAGAGACAGTGTATTTTGATGCAGCCATTTGCGATGAAGTAGAAAGAGCATGTCAGAGCTTCGGCTATTCTGCACATCGTATGTTTAGTGGGGCTGGACATGATGCCCAGTATATGGCGAGTATGGTTCCGTCCGCCATGATTTTTGTCCCAAGTATTGAAGGCAAGAGTCATTGTGAGGAGGAGGAAACAACATATGAAGATTGTGCAAAAGGTGCAGATATTTTGCTCGAAACAGTTTTAACGCTGCAAACAAAGTTTAGTATAGGTGAAACATATACATTGCATTAA
- the hydA gene encoding dihydropyrimidinase: MKKIIKGGRVATAADVFEADILIDNGKIVQIGQNLTDAGAEIIDATGKYVLPGGIDPHTHLDMPFNNTVTDDDWKSGTIAAAFGGTTTILDFCLTAGEEKLSTAVEKWHEKAKGKSAIDYGFHLMIGDLTPETEAELPQLLEQEGITSVKVFMAYAKEFQATDRTLFKAFKIAKDLGAVVMVHCENGSVIDELVEEARRAGHKEPIYHALTRPAELEGEATKRAIELAHIAGAKLYVVHVTCKEAVDEIIAAREKGYDVYGETCPPYLTLDQSALAQPGFEGAKYVWSPPLRPKYHQEHLWNALKAKQLQTIGSDQCSFSFKGKKQLGLNDFSKIPNGGPFIEDRFSILYSEGVAKGRITIHEFVDMISTSAAKIFGLFPQKGTIAIGSDADIVIFDPEAKRQISAKTHHMNVDYNPYEGWDVTGEPVSVLVRGEYVIKNKEFVGVLGSGQYIKRPLKTVAAEALNI; encoded by the coding sequence ATGAAAAAAATCATTAAAGGTGGACGAGTAGCAACAGCTGCTGATGTATTTGAGGCAGATATTCTAATTGACAACGGTAAAATTGTTCAAATTGGCCAGAACTTAACGGATGCTGGCGCTGAAATCATTGATGCGACAGGTAAGTACGTATTGCCTGGTGGCATTGATCCTCATACGCATTTAGATATGCCATTCAATAATACAGTGACAGATGACGATTGGAAATCAGGTACGATAGCCGCAGCTTTTGGTGGGACAACTACTATTTTAGATTTTTGTTTAACAGCGGGAGAAGAAAAATTATCGACAGCAGTGGAGAAATGGCATGAAAAGGCGAAAGGAAAGTCTGCTATTGACTATGGTTTCCATCTGATGATTGGTGATTTAACACCTGAAACAGAAGCTGAATTACCCCAACTATTAGAGCAGGAGGGCATTACTTCTGTAAAAGTCTTTATGGCTTATGCAAAAGAATTCCAAGCGACAGATCGTACACTATTTAAAGCCTTTAAAATCGCCAAAGATCTTGGCGCAGTGGTCATGGTGCATTGTGAAAATGGCTCTGTCATTGATGAGCTTGTCGAGGAAGCAAGACGTGCGGGACATAAAGAACCGATTTATCATGCACTGACTCGACCAGCCGAATTAGAGGGTGAGGCGACAAAGCGTGCCATCGAATTAGCTCATATAGCAGGAGCGAAGCTATATGTGGTTCATGTAACATGTAAAGAAGCAGTAGATGAAATTATTGCAGCTCGTGAAAAAGGGTATGACGTCTATGGTGAAACATGTCCACCATATTTAACACTCGATCAATCAGCTTTAGCGCAGCCAGGCTTTGAGGGAGCAAAATATGTCTGGTCACCACCACTTCGTCCGAAATATCATCAAGAACATTTATGGAATGCATTAAAGGCCAAGCAGCTACAGACAATTGGCTCTGACCAATGCTCTTTTAGCTTTAAGGGTAAAAAACAGCTTGGCCTAAATGATTTCTCAAAAATTCCAAACGGTGGGCCATTCATTGAGGATCGCTTTAGTATTTTATATTCGGAAGGTGTTGCAAAAGGTAGAATTACAATCCATGAATTTGTTGATATGATTTCTACAAGTGCAGCCAAAATATTTGGGCTATTCCCGCAAAAAGGAACGATTGCTATCGGTTCAGATGCGGATATCGTAATTTTTGATCCAGAGGCAAAACGCCAAATTTCTGCTAAAACACATCACATGAATGTGGACTATAACCCTTATGAAGGCTGGGACGTTACAGGTGAGCCGGTTAGCGTACTGGTTCGTGGGGAATATGTCATTAAAAATAAAGAATTTGTAGGGGTACTTGGTAGTGGACAATATATTAAACGTCCATTAAAAACAGTGGCTGCGGAAGCACTAAATATTTAG
- a CDS encoding NAD(P)-dependent oxidoreductase, which produces MVPIQENEMTIQLRRNFMELKSKMTKNEAIEEANRCLYCYDAPCIKACPTSIQIPNFIKKIASGNMKGSATTILEANPIGASCARVCPTEELCEGACVLNSSTKPIKIGELQRYATDWAMETNTQLFKPGQNNGQKVAIIGAGPAGLSAARELGRLGYQVTIYEAEEKAGGLGSYGIVAFRLPNEVVDWEVEQIEQLGVNIQTNTAVGVDISADEILAQYDSVILAVGMGAVPNLGIEGEDLEGVHDAIEFVRKTKMGPLTNDIVGKKVAVIGAGNTAIDGATSAVRLGAENVQILYRRTQKEMTAYKFEYEFAKQDGVEFKWLTAPKKIIGDEAGKVTGIECVKMKLGETGPDGRQRPEEVQDSNFIIEVDAVIKAIGQTRFVSLIEAFGLAHTNGVVDIDEATMQTSNDKVFACGDVVFGNGQGEAMVVTAVQQGKDAAYKIHERLRKPSEIA; this is translated from the coding sequence ATGGTTCCGATTCAAGAAAATGAAATGACCATACAGCTTAGACGTAATTTTATGGAATTAAAAAGCAAAATGACAAAGAATGAGGCTATTGAGGAAGCCAACCGTTGTCTGTATTGCTATGATGCACCATGTATTAAAGCTTGTCCAACAAGCATTCAAATCCCAAATTTCATAAAAAAAATTGCATCTGGTAATATGAAGGGTTCTGCTACGACTATATTAGAAGCAAATCCTATTGGTGCAAGCTGTGCAAGGGTTTGTCCTACGGAAGAATTATGTGAAGGGGCGTGTGTCTTAAATTCTTCTACAAAGCCAATTAAAATTGGTGAGTTACAGCGTTATGCAACAGATTGGGCAATGGAAACCAATACACAGCTATTTAAGCCAGGACAAAATAACGGACAAAAAGTAGCAATCATCGGGGCGGGTCCTGCTGGCTTATCAGCAGCACGAGAGCTTGGCCGTTTAGGCTACCAGGTAACAATCTATGAGGCAGAAGAGAAGGCTGGCGGACTAGGAAGCTATGGAATTGTGGCATTCCGTTTACCCAATGAAGTAGTGGATTGGGAAGTGGAGCAAATTGAACAGCTTGGCGTGAACATTCAAACGAATACAGCGGTCGGTGTGGATATTTCTGCTGATGAAATTTTGGCGCAATATGACAGTGTAATTTTAGCTGTCGGTATGGGGGCTGTACCGAATCTGGGCATTGAAGGGGAAGATTTAGAAGGTGTGCATGATGCCATTGAGTTTGTTCGAAAAACAAAAATGGGACCGCTTACAAATGACATCGTTGGAAAAAAAGTAGCTGTTATTGGTGCTGGAAATACAGCAATTGATGGAGCTACAAGTGCGGTGCGATTAGGGGCAGAAAATGTACAAATTCTTTATCGCAGAACACAAAAAGAAATGACTGCTTACAAATTTGAATATGAATTTGCGAAGCAGGATGGTGTGGAATTTAAATGGCTGACTGCGCCGAAGAAAATTATTGGCGATGAAGCTGGCAAGGTGACAGGTATTGAGTGTGTAAAAATGAAGCTTGGTGAGACAGGTCCTGATGGTCGACAAAGACCAGAAGAGGTCCAAGACTCTAATTTTATTATTGAAGTGGATGCTGTCATTAAAGCGATTGGGCAAACTCGTTTTGTTTCATTAATCGAAGCCTTTGGATTGGCTCATACAAACGGTGTTGTCGATATTGATGAGGCGACAATGCAAACGTCTAATGACAAAGTATTTGCCTGTGGAGATGTTGTCTTTGGCAATGGACAGGGTGAAGCGATGGTGGTGACCGCTGTGCAGCAAGGGAAAGATGCAGCATATAAGATTCATGAACGTTTAAGAAAACCAAGTGAGATTGCATAA